Proteins encoded within one genomic window of Nordella sp. HKS 07:
- a CDS encoding enoyl-CoA hydratase, translating into MTYENILVETHDGAGLIRLNRPQALNALNAALIAELGQALSAFDQDPKIGAIVITGSEKAFAAGADIKEMASKSYMEAYLGDFLASWDKVATQRKPVIAAVAGFALGGGCELALMCDFIIAAETAKFGQPEIQLGVMPGAGGTQRLTRYIGKSKAMDMVLTARLMDAAEAERCGLVSRVVAVDKLVEEALSAAKKIASFSQPIAMMAKESVNRAFETTLAEGVRFERRLFHAMFASEDQKEGMAAFVEKRKPAFKNR; encoded by the coding sequence ATGACCTATGAGAATATCCTTGTCGAAACCCATGACGGTGCGGGCCTCATCCGGCTCAACCGGCCGCAGGCGCTCAATGCGCTGAATGCGGCGCTCATTGCCGAGCTCGGCCAGGCGCTCAGCGCCTTCGACCAGGATCCGAAGATCGGCGCCATCGTCATCACCGGCAGCGAGAAGGCCTTCGCCGCCGGCGCCGATATCAAGGAAATGGCGTCCAAGTCCTATATGGAAGCCTATCTCGGCGACTTCCTCGCCTCCTGGGACAAGGTGGCGACCCAGCGCAAGCCGGTAATCGCCGCAGTGGCGGGCTTTGCGCTGGGCGGCGGCTGCGAGCTCGCCTTGATGTGCGACTTCATCATTGCCGCCGAGACGGCCAAATTCGGCCAGCCGGAAATCCAGCTCGGCGTCATGCCGGGCGCCGGCGGCACCCAGCGTCTCACCCGCTATATCGGCAAGTCGAAGGCGATGGACATGGTTCTTACCGCGCGTTTGATGGATGCGGCGGAGGCCGAGCGCTGCGGCCTCGTCTCGCGCGTGGTGGCGGTCGACAAGCTGGTCGAGGAAGCGCTCTCAGCGGCGAAGAAGATCGCCTCCTTCTCGCAGCCCATCGCCATGATGGCGAAGGAATCGGTCAATCGCGCCTTCGAGACGACACTCGCCGAAGGTGTGCGCTTCGAGCGCCGGCTGTTCCACGCGATGTTCGCCAGCGAAGACCAGAAGGAAGGCATGGCGGCCTTCGTCGAGAAGCGCAAGCCGGCGTTCAAGAACCGATAA
- the mutM gene encoding bifunctional DNA-formamidopyrimidine glycosylase/DNA-(apurinic or apyrimidinic site) lyase, with product MPELPEVETVMRGLETVLTGQRITHVRLARDNLRFPFPPDFGKRIEGRLVLRLQRRAKYILVFLEGGDVMIVHLGMSGRFTIIDARGRMTGLGEFYDETATAESGSGPHDHVVFTRSDGLRIVYTDPRRFGVMDLVAEEGLGTHRLLAQIGVEPLGNEFGAATLAQGFRGKKAPLKAALLDQTLVAGLGNIYVCEALHRAGLSPKRRASSLVKKTGYDSRLEDLARNIRAVLTEAIAAGGSTLRDFVHPQGEKGSFQQVFAVYDREGEKCPKRGCGGTIRRIVQSGRSTFYCPKCQK from the coding sequence ATGCCGGAACTTCCAGAAGTCGAAACCGTGATGCGCGGCCTCGAAACGGTGCTCACCGGACAGCGCATCACGCATGTCAGGCTCGCCCGCGACAATCTGCGCTTCCCCTTCCCGCCCGATTTCGGCAAGCGCATCGAGGGCCGCCTGGTACTGCGCCTGCAGCGGCGGGCCAAATACATCCTGGTTTTCCTGGAAGGCGGCGATGTGATGATCGTGCATCTCGGCATGTCCGGCCGCTTCACCATCATCGACGCGCGGGGCCGCATGACCGGGCTCGGCGAGTTCTATGACGAGACGGCCACGGCCGAGAGCGGCTCGGGCCCGCATGACCATGTCGTGTTCACGCGCAGCGACGGCCTGCGCATCGTCTATACCGACCCGCGCCGCTTCGGCGTCATGGATCTGGTGGCGGAGGAAGGTCTCGGCACCCACAGGCTGCTCGCCCAGATCGGCGTCGAGCCGCTCGGCAATGAATTCGGCGCCGCCACGCTGGCCCAAGGCTTCCGCGGCAAGAAGGCGCCACTCAAGGCGGCACTTCTCGACCAGACGCTCGTCGCCGGCCTCGGCAACATCTATGTCTGCGAAGCGCTGCACCGCGCCGGGCTGTCGCCCAAGCGGCGGGCCAGCAGCCTCGTCAAGAAGACCGGCTATGATTCCCGGCTCGAGGATCTCGCCCGCAATATCCGCGCCGTGCTCACCGAGGCGATCGCCGCCGGCGGCTCCACTTTACGTGACTTCGTCCATCCCCAGGGTGAGAAGGGCTCGTTCCAGCAGGTCTTCGCCGTTTATGACCGCGAAGGCGAGAAATGCCCGAAACGCGGCTGCGGTGGCACGATCAGGCGCATCGTGCAATCGGGCCGTTCCACCTTCTATTGTCCCAAGTGCCAGAAATAG
- the ampC gene encoding class C beta-lactamase: MTLYLSRRQALAGSLLAIPTLAAFARQGRAGDGGGDLDRIVAEAIRPVMKEHDVPGMAVAITIKGKRRFYNFGVASKASGQKVSEDTLFEIGSISKTFTATLGAYAQAKGALSLSDMASNYLPALAGTVFDQISLLDLATYTAGGLPLQFPDDVTDHDKLIAYFRSWRPEFPAGSYRRYSNPSIGLFGHLAARSLNVPFDVVMQGDIFPALGLTRSYIKVPQDQIGNYAYGYSKSGEAVRVTPGVFDSEAYGVKTTAADMLRFLEANIDSSGLDDTSRRAIAATHIGYYKVGPMTQGLGWESYPFPVGLERLLDGNSTDMARKANAAEKLDPPVPASDDTLINKTGSTRGFGAYAAFIPTKSIGIALLANKAYPIPARVTAAHRILTALK, translated from the coding sequence ATGACATTGTACTTGTCGCGCCGGCAGGCACTTGCCGGCAGCTTGCTTGCTATTCCGACACTTGCCGCCTTTGCCAGGCAAGGACGCGCCGGCGATGGCGGCGGCGATCTCGATCGCATCGTCGCCGAGGCGATCCGGCCGGTCATGAAAGAACACGATGTGCCGGGCATGGCAGTGGCGATCACCATCAAGGGCAAGCGCCGTTTCTATAATTTCGGCGTTGCGTCGAAAGCCAGCGGGCAGAAGGTCAGCGAGGACACGCTCTTCGAGATCGGCTCGATCAGCAAGACTTTCACCGCGACGCTCGGCGCCTATGCGCAGGCGAAGGGCGCCCTGTCGCTCTCCGACATGGCGAGCAACTATCTGCCGGCGCTCGCCGGCACGGTCTTCGACCAGATCAGCCTGCTCGATCTCGCCACCTACACCGCGGGCGGCCTGCCCTTGCAGTTTCCCGACGACGTCACCGATCACGACAAGCTGATCGCCTATTTCAGGAGCTGGCGTCCAGAATTTCCCGCCGGCAGCTACCGGCGCTATTCCAATCCGAGCATCGGCCTTTTCGGCCATCTCGCCGCCAGAAGCCTGAACGTGCCTTTTGATGTGGTGATGCAAGGCGATATCTTCCCCGCCCTGGGCCTCACGCGCAGCTACATCAAGGTTCCGCAGGACCAGATCGGCAATTACGCCTATGGCTATTCGAAGAGCGGCGAAGCGGTGCGGGTGACGCCCGGCGTCTTCGATTCCGAGGCTTATGGTGTAAAGACGACCGCGGCCGACATGCTCCGCTTCCTCGAAGCCAATATCGACAGCTCAGGGCTCGATGACACCTCTCGACGCGCGATTGCCGCGACCCATATTGGCTATTACAAAGTCGGCCCGATGACTCAAGGGTTGGGCTGGGAAAGCTATCCCTTCCCCGTCGGTCTCGAGCGGCTGCTCGACGGCAACTCCACCGATATGGCCCGCAAGGCCAATGCGGCGGAGAAACTCGACCCGCCGGTTCCGGCCAGCGACGATACGCTGATCAACAAGACGGGCTCGACCAGGGGGTTCGGCGCCTATGCCGCCTTCATTCCCACCAAAAGCATCGGCATCGCGCTTTTGGCGAACAAGGCCTATCCGATCCCGGCGCGCGTGACGGCGGCGCATCGAATACTGACGGCGCTGAAGTAA
- a CDS encoding LysR family transcriptional regulator, which translates to MEISQLPLNALRAFEASARHSSFTRAGLELRVTQTAVSHQVKALEDVLGVSLFKRLPRGLALTDEGHALLPVLSDVFRRMSATLSQFEEGNFREILTVGMVGTFAIGWLLPRLTSFKERYPHVDLRLKTNNNRSDILLDGLDFFIRFGDGAWHGTEAYHLMDAPLSPVCAPMLRERLRRPEDLAHVELLRSYRIDEWPLWFRAAGIAAPNLRGWMFDSSLTLVEAAARGVGVALVPVVMFEQEIEAGRIVQPFSITIETGGYWLTRLKTRTETAAMQSFRRWLLTDIERSPQRTVG; encoded by the coding sequence ATGGAAATTTCACAGCTGCCGCTCAATGCGCTGCGCGCTTTCGAAGCGTCCGCACGGCATAGCAGCTTCACGCGCGCCGGCCTCGAGCTTCGCGTTACCCAGACGGCAGTCAGCCATCAGGTCAAGGCGCTTGAAGACGTACTTGGGGTAAGCCTGTTCAAGCGCTTGCCGCGCGGCCTCGCTCTGACCGATGAGGGCCACGCGCTCCTGCCGGTGCTGAGCGATGTCTTCCGCCGCATGAGCGCCACGCTGAGCCAGTTCGAGGAAGGTAATTTCCGCGAGATATTGACCGTCGGCATGGTCGGCACGTTCGCGATCGGCTGGCTGCTGCCGCGTTTGACGTCGTTCAAGGAGCGTTATCCGCATGTCGATCTGCGTCTGAAGACCAACAACAACCGCTCCGACATCCTGCTCGACGGGCTCGATTTCTTCATCCGCTTCGGCGACGGCGCCTGGCACGGTACGGAAGCCTATCATCTGATGGATGCGCCCTTGTCTCCCGTCTGCGCGCCGATGCTGCGCGAGCGCCTGCGCCGGCCGGAGGATCTCGCGCATGTCGAGCTCCTGCGCTCCTACCGGATCGATGAGTGGCCGCTCTGGTTCAGGGCCGCCGGCATCGCAGCCCCCAATCTGCGCGGCTGGATGTTCGACTCCTCCCTGACGCTCGTCGAGGCGGCGGCGCGCGGCGTCGGTGTGGCGCTCGTGCCGGTCGTCATGTTCGAGCAGGAGATCGAGGCGGGGCGGATCGTTCAGCCTTTTTCGATCACCATCGAAACCGGCGGCTACTGGCTGACGCGGCTCAAGACGCGCACCGAGACCGCCGCTATGCAGTCTTTTCGCCGCTGGCTCCTCACCGACATCGAACGCTCGCCCCAAAGGACGGTCGGCTAA
- the ubiE gene encoding bifunctional demethylmenaquinone methyltransferase/2-methoxy-6-polyprenyl-1,4-benzoquinol methylase UbiE, whose product MTEPQKETAPFGFREVAEGEKQGLVNEVFSKVAERYDQMNDLMSAGMHRLWKDDFVTLLSPPRGGQSFEVIDVAGGTGDIAFRIARAGGTGTRITIADISPEMVAEGAKRAAADGLEGRCRFSVGNAEALAFPDKSFDAYTIAFGIRNVTHIDRALKEAYRVLKPGGKFQCLEFSHVDVPGLDAIYDAYSFTAIPAIGKVVTGDGAPYRYLVESIRTFPDPERFETMIREAGFSRVGHRSLSGSIVAIHWGWRI is encoded by the coding sequence ATGACAGAGCCCCAGAAGGAAACCGCCCCTTTCGGCTTTCGCGAGGTCGCGGAAGGTGAAAAACAGGGCCTCGTGAACGAGGTCTTTTCCAAGGTCGCCGAGCGCTACGACCAGATGAACGATCTGATGTCGGCGGGCATGCATCGGCTGTGGAAGGACGACTTCGTGACGCTGCTGTCGCCGCCCAGAGGCGGCCAGAGCTTCGAGGTGATCGACGTGGCGGGCGGTACCGGCGACATTGCCTTCCGCATCGCCCGGGCCGGGGGAACAGGCACGCGCATCACCATTGCCGATATTTCGCCGGAGATGGTGGCGGAAGGGGCAAAACGTGCCGCGGCGGATGGGCTCGAGGGCCGATGCCGCTTCAGCGTCGGCAATGCCGAGGCGCTGGCTTTTCCGGACAAGAGCTTCGATGCCTATACGATCGCCTTCGGCATCCGCAATGTCACCCATATCGACCGCGCGCTGAAAGAGGCCTATCGGGTGCTGAAGCCGGGCGGCAAGTTCCAGTGCCTCGAATTCTCCCATGTCGATGTGCCGGGCCTCGACGCCATCTATGACGCCTATTCCTTCACCGCCATTCCGGCCATCGGCAAGGTGGTGACCGGCGATGGCGCTCCCTATCGCTATCTCGTCGAAAGCATCCGCACTTTCCCCGATCCGGAGAGATTCGAAACGATGATCCGTGAGGCGGGCTTCAGCCGTGTCGGCCATCGCTCGCTCTCAGGGAGCATCGTCGCCATCCACTGGGGTTGGCGCATCTGA
- the ubiB gene encoding 2-polyprenylphenol 6-hydroxylase, whose product MAFFGHLFRLARAGWVLARHDAFPPPEDADALPLPARIGLRLGQLIAVKSHGNGKLSAALAELGPSYVKLGQFLATRPDMVGPARAAELRSLQDRLPPFDLGMARQVIKANLGRDTDELFAEFGPPLAAASIAQVHRARTREGRDVAVKILRPGIEQRFARDLSDFFFAARLIEKVSAPARRLRPVDATETLAQSVKLEMDLRMEAAAMREMAANVADDPDFRVPQVEWPFTAKQVLTTDWIDGTPLSDLAALKAKGLDLDRLADTVIQSFLRHAIRDGFFHADMHQGNLFADAQGNLIAVDFGIMGRLNAKERLFLAEILYGFIRRDYARVAKVHFDAGYVPQHQDPAVFAQALRAIGEPIMDRPAHEISMARLLTQLFEVTGQFDMATQPQLLLLQKTMVVVEGVARMLNPNFNMWSSSEPVVREWIEKKLGPLGQLEGAAEGAASLGRLFTTLPEMLGQAQAATTMLADMASAGGIKLDRTTTEALAAAQARHSRAGRYALVAGAVALIAIALSLIF is encoded by the coding sequence ATGGCATTTTTCGGCCACCTCTTCCGTCTCGCCCGCGCCGGCTGGGTGCTGGCGCGCCATGACGCCTTTCCGCCGCCCGAGGATGCGGACGCCCTGCCGCTGCCGGCGCGCATCGGATTGCGTCTGGGGCAGCTCATCGCCGTCAAATCGCACGGCAATGGCAAATTGAGCGCCGCTCTTGCCGAATTGGGGCCGAGCTATGTGAAGCTCGGCCAGTTCCTGGCGACCAGGCCCGATATGGTTGGCCCGGCGCGCGCCGCTGAATTGCGCTCGCTGCAGGACCGCTTGCCGCCCTTCGATTTGGGCATGGCCCGCCAGGTGATCAAAGCCAATCTCGGCCGCGATACGGATGAGCTCTTCGCCGAATTCGGCCCGCCGCTCGCCGCTGCCTCGATCGCACAAGTGCATCGCGCCAGAACGCGCGAGGGCCGCGACGTGGCGGTGAAAATTCTGCGCCCCGGCATCGAGCAGCGCTTCGCCCGCGATCTCTCCGATTTCTTCTTCGCCGCGCGTCTGATCGAGAAGGTCAGCGCGCCGGCCCGCCGCTTGCGCCCCGTCGATGCGACCGAGACGCTGGCGCAGTCGGTCAAGCTCGAGATGGATCTGCGCATGGAAGCCGCGGCCATGCGGGAGATGGCCGCCAATGTCGCCGATGATCCGGACTTCCGCGTTCCGCAAGTCGAATGGCCCTTCACCGCCAAGCAGGTGCTGACCACCGACTGGATCGACGGCACGCCGCTCTCGGACCTGGCGGCGCTCAAAGCCAAGGGGCTCGACCTCGACCGCCTCGCCGACACGGTGATCCAGAGCTTCCTCAGGCACGCCATTCGCGACGGCTTCTTCCATGCCGACATGCATCAGGGCAATCTCTTCGCCGATGCCCAGGGCAATCTCATCGCCGTTGATTTCGGCATCATGGGTAGGCTCAATGCCAAGGAGCGCCTGTTCCTCGCCGAGATCCTCTATGGTTTCATCAGGCGTGACTATGCGCGTGTGGCGAAAGTGCATTTCGATGCGGGCTATGTGCCTCAGCATCAGGATCCGGCTGTCTTCGCGCAGGCGTTGCGCGCCATCGGCGAGCCGATCATGGATCGTCCCGCGCATGAGATCTCGATGGCGCGCCTGCTCACCCAGCTGTTCGAAGTGACCGGCCAGTTCGATATGGCGACGCAGCCGCAATTGCTGCTGCTGCAGAAGACCATGGTGGTGGTCGAGGGCGTGGCGCGCATGCTCAATCCGAATTTCAATATGTGGAGCTCGTCGGAGCCGGTCGTGCGCGAATGGATCGAGAAGAAGCTCGGCCCCCTGGGCCAGCTCGAAGGTGCCGCGGAAGGCGCCGCCTCGCTCGGGCGCCTCTTCACCACATTGCCCGAAATGCTGGGCCAGGCCCAGGCCGCCACGACCATGCTCGCCGACATGGCCAGTGCCGGCGGCATCAAGCTCGACAGGACGACGACCGAGGCGCTCGCCGCCGCCCAGGCCCGGCATTCGCGCGCGGGCCGCTATGCGCTGGTCGCAGGGGCGGTAGCCTTGATCGCCATCGCATTGTCTCTGATCTTTTGA
- the coaBC gene encoding bifunctional phosphopantothenoylcysteine decarboxylase/phosphopantothenate--cysteine ligase CoaBC translates to MMTNLSGRSVLLIVGGGIAAYKSLELVRLLKQRQAKVTAIMTKAAGQFVTELSLASLTGEKVYTDLFSLTDEVEMGHIQLSRSADLIVVAPASADLMAKMAQGLANDLASTTLLATDKKILIAPAMNVRMWQHPATARNLSLLKADGVRIVGPNDGEMACGEYGPGRMAEPVEILAAIEAFFAGGALPLAGGAATRPLAGRKVIITAGPTHEPIDPVRYIANRSSGKQGYALAEAAVVLGAETILVSGPVHLSIPPGAQMMPVETAADMLKTVEAELPADIAIFAAAVADWRVADTAGQKIKKGQMGSPELKLAENPDILKTVAEARSKRPKLVVGFAAETENVIENAKAKLKRKGCDLIVANDVSAESGVMGGNRNKVHLVSATGVESWPELDKSEVARRLMEDFARRIGAMS, encoded by the coding sequence ATGATGACCAATCTATCCGGCAGAAGTGTTCTCCTCATCGTCGGCGGCGGCATCGCCGCCTATAAGAGCCTCGAGCTCGTGCGGCTTCTGAAACAGCGCCAGGCCAAGGTCACGGCGATCATGACCAAGGCGGCCGGACAGTTCGTGACCGAACTGTCGCTGGCGAGCCTCACCGGAGAGAAGGTCTATACAGATCTCTTCAGCCTCACCGACGAGGTCGAGATGGGCCATATCCAATTGTCGCGCTCAGCTGATCTCATCGTCGTGGCGCCGGCGAGTGCCGATCTCATGGCCAAGATGGCGCAGGGCCTCGCCAATGATCTCGCCTCCACCACCTTGCTCGCCACCGACAAGAAGATCCTCATCGCCCCCGCCATGAATGTCCGCATGTGGCAGCATCCGGCGACGGCGCGCAATCTCAGCCTCTTGAAGGCCGATGGTGTGCGTATCGTCGGCCCGAATGACGGCGAGATGGCCTGTGGCGAATATGGGCCGGGCCGCATGGCGGAGCCGGTCGAGATTCTCGCCGCCATCGAGGCGTTTTTCGCCGGCGGCGCGCTGCCGCTGGCAGGCGGTGCCGCGACCCGTCCGCTGGCGGGCCGCAAGGTGATCATTACCGCCGGACCGACGCATGAGCCGATCGATCCGGTGCGCTATATCGCCAACCGCTCCTCCGGCAAGCAGGGCTATGCGCTCGCCGAGGCGGCGGTGGTGCTCGGCGCCGAGACGATCCTGGTCTCGGGGCCGGTGCATCTCTCCATTCCGCCCGGCGCCCAGATGATGCCTGTCGAGACGGCCGCCGACATGCTGAAGACCGTCGAGGCGGAGCTTCCCGCCGATATCGCGATCTTCGCCGCCGCCGTCGCCGACTGGCGCGTCGCCGACACGGCGGGTCAGAAGATCAAGAAGGGGCAGATGGGCTCGCCCGAGCTCAAGCTTGCCGAGAATCCCGATATTCTGAAGACCGTCGCCGAGGCCAGGTCCAAGCGGCCGAAGCTGGTTGTGGGATTTGCCGCCGAGACCGAGAATGTCATCGAGAACGCCAAGGCGAAGCTGAAGCGGAAGGGCTGCGATCTCATCGTCGCCAATGATGTGAGCGCTGAGAGCGGGGTGATGGGCGGCAATCGCAACAAGGTGCATCTCGTGTCGGCGACGGGCGTGGAAAGCTGGCCCGAGCTCGACAAGAGCGAGGTGGCGCGCCGCCTGATGGAAGATTTCGCCCGCCGCATCGGAGCCATGTCATGA
- the dut gene encoding dUTP diphosphatase: MTEVKIQRLPHAEGLALPAYESEHAAGMDLRAAEDVILPPGGRALVATGFAIALPHGFEAQVRPRSGLAAKHGVTVLNAPGTIDADYRGEIKVILINHGVEAFAVKRGDRIAQMIVAPVTQVRLAEAASLTDTQRGAGGFGSTGRT, translated from the coding sequence ATGACTGAAGTGAAGATCCAGAGATTGCCCCATGCCGAGGGCCTGGCGCTGCCGGCCTATGAGAGCGAGCATGCCGCCGGCATGGATCTCAGAGCCGCCGAGGATGTCATCCTGCCGCCCGGTGGCCGCGCCCTGGTGGCGACCGGCTTCGCCATCGCTTTGCCGCATGGCTTCGAGGCGCAGGTGCGGCCGCGCTCCGGCCTTGCCGCCAAGCACGGCGTCACCGTGCTCAACGCGCCGGGCACGATCGATGCCGACTATCGCGGCGAGATCAAGGTGATCCTGATCAATCATGGCGTCGAGGCCTTCGCCGTCAAGCGCGGCGACCGCATCGCCCAGATGATCGTGGCGCCCGTTACGCAGGTGCGGCTCGCCGAAGCGGCGAGCCTGACCGACACCCAGCGCGGCGCGGGGGGCTTCGGTTCGACGGGACGGACCTGA
- a CDS encoding molybdopterin-synthase adenylyltransferase MoeB produces the protein MKLSGEELERYARHIVLQEVGGPGQGKLKDAKVLVIGAGGLGAPVLLYLAAAGIGTLGVIDDDDVTLSNLQRQIIHASSRIGRPKTDSAAQTLNDLNPHVNVIGHKMRLVASNALDIIGRYDIVADGSDNFATRFLVSDACYLAKKTLVAAAVGQFDGQLSTFKPYLKDAQGVPYPTYRCLHPEAPPPGLVPACEEAGIVGALTGIIGSIQAMEVMKEILGIGDSLAGRLFMYDALLARAYVTTLPWNPDNLLNGRNATIRDLSHHS, from the coding sequence ATGAAGCTCTCGGGCGAGGAACTCGAACGTTATGCACGCCACATCGTGCTGCAGGAAGTCGGCGGTCCCGGCCAGGGAAAGCTGAAGGACGCCAAGGTCCTGGTCATCGGCGCCGGCGGCTTGGGCGCGCCGGTCCTGCTTTATCTCGCCGCCGCCGGCATCGGCACGCTCGGCGTCATCGATGACGATGACGTGACGCTCTCCAATCTGCAGCGCCAGATCATCCACGCCTCATCGCGCATCGGCAGGCCCAAGACCGACAGCGCCGCCCAGACGCTCAACGATCTCAACCCGCATGTGAATGTGATCGGCCACAAGATGCGCCTCGTCGCGTCGAATGCGCTCGACATCATCGGGCGGTATGACATCGTCGCCGACGGCTCGGATAATTTCGCCACCCGTTTCCTAGTGAGCGATGCCTGCTACCTGGCGAAGAAAACGCTGGTCGCTGCCGCCGTCGGGCAGTTCGACGGTCAGCTCTCCACCTTCAAGCCGTATCTCAAGGATGCGCAGGGCGTGCCCTATCCGACCTATCGCTGCCTGCATCCGGAGGCGCCGCCTCCCGGTCTCGTGCCGGCCTGCGAGGAAGCCGGCATCGTGGGCGCGCTTACCGGCATCATCGGCTCGATCCAGGCGATGGAGGTGATGAAGGAGATTCTCGGCATCGGCGACAGTCTTGCCGGCCGGCTCTTCATGTATGACGCGCTGCTGGCACGCGCCTATGTGACGACATTGCCGTGGAATCCCGACAACCTGCTCAATGGCCGCAATGCGACGATCAGGGATCTGTCGCATCACTCTTGA
- a CDS encoding YdcH family protein, whose translation MSNTPHTLGEEFPGQLEAIHALKAKNEHFARVLREYDEVNDQIHRAETKIEPVSQDHEVTLRKRRLALKDTIAGALAAN comes from the coding sequence ATGTCGAACACGCCTCACACGCTCGGCGAAGAATTCCCCGGCCAGCTCGAAGCCATCCACGCGCTCAAGGCGAAGAATGAACACTTCGCCCGCGTGCTACGGGAATATGACGAGGTGAACGACCAGATCCACCGAGCCGAGACCAAAATCGAGCCCGTCAGTCAGGACCATGAAGTCACCTTGCGCAAGCGCCGTCTGGCGCTGAAGGACACGATCGCGGGTGCGCTCGCTGCGAACTGA
- the grpE gene encoding nucleotide exchange factor GrpE, whose protein sequence is MTAKATKETMAEEAQAPEADPVTLSDMEADPREAEIIDLKEEVGQLKDQLLRTFAEMDNLRKRMERDKAEATLYAATNFARDILSVSDNMERALATAEADHLKEATEPVKNLVAGVEMTNRELLNVFERHGITRVYPMGEKFDPHYHQAMFEVPTNDAAPGTVVQIMQAGFKIGDRVLRPAMVGVAKAAG, encoded by the coding sequence ATGACTGCAAAAGCGACCAAAGAAACCATGGCTGAAGAGGCTCAGGCGCCGGAAGCCGACCCGGTGACCCTGTCCGACATGGAGGCAGATCCGCGCGAGGCCGAGATCATCGATCTCAAGGAAGAGGTTGGCCAGCTCAAGGACCAGCTGCTCCGCACCTTCGCCGAGATGGACAATCTGCGCAAACGCATGGAGCGCGACAAGGCGGAAGCCACGCTCTATGCCGCGACCAATTTCGCCCGCGATATACTGAGCGTCAGCGACAACATGGAGCGGGCGCTTGCCACCGCCGAGGCGGACCATCTCAAGGAGGCGACCGAGCCCGTCAAGAATCTCGTCGCCGGCGTCGAGATGACCAACCGCGAGCTGCTCAATGTCTTCGAGCGGCACGGCATCACCCGCGTCTATCCGATGGGCGAGAAATTCGACCCGCATTACCACCAGGCGATGTTCGAAGTGCCGACCAATGACGCCGCCCCCGGCACCGTCGTGCAGATCATGCAGGCGGGCTTCAAGATCGGCGACCGGGTGCTCCGGCCTGCCATGGTCGGCGTCGCCAAGGCGGCGGGATAA
- a CDS encoding glutathione S-transferase family protein encodes MSSRIRLYSGPLSMFGAKAEIAAREKGLDIDLVMVPFDMARLYEPKHPDVARINPKSQVPVLVHGAVEIFDSTQIFEYLDHLRPAPALWPEGPADRAIARLLELKSDEVFFPPIVRLMGLQDRLADPTAVAACAASARFYDEMERQLGPAEFLAGTYSFADIAFYMAQLFAARMGAPMTEATPRLLAWRRRMSTRPAVRQVAGAMARFLLTQGRPLPDFMQELLS; translated from the coding sequence GTGTCCAGCCGCATCCGCCTCTATTCCGGCCCTTTGAGCATGTTTGGCGCCAAGGCGGAGATCGCCGCCCGGGAAAAAGGCCTCGATATCGACCTGGTGATGGTGCCCTTCGACATGGCGCGGCTCTATGAGCCCAAGCATCCCGATGTGGCCCGCATCAACCCCAAAAGCCAGGTTCCGGTACTCGTCCATGGCGCCGTGGAAATCTTCGATTCGACCCAGATTTTCGAGTATCTCGACCATCTGCGGCCTGCGCCCGCTTTGTGGCCCGAGGGACCGGCGGACCGAGCCATTGCCCGGCTTCTCGAGCTTAAATCGGACGAGGTCTTCTTCCCGCCGATCGTCAGGCTGATGGGCCTGCAGGACCGCCTCGCAGACCCGACGGCAGTCGCGGCCTGCGCCGCATCGGCACGCTTTTATGATGAGATGGAGCGGCAGCTCGGCCCGGCCGAGTTTCTGGCCGGAACCTATTCTTTCGCCGATATCGCCTTCTACATGGCGCAGCTTTTCGCCGCCCGCATGGGGGCGCCGATGACGGAAGCGACGCCACGGCTTCTCGCCTGGCGCCGGCGCATGTCGACGCGGCCGGCGGTGCGCCAGGTTGCCGGCGCCATGGCACGCTTCCTTCTGACGCAGGGCCGTCCGCTGCCGGACTTCATGCAGGAGCTTCTGAGCTAA